tatttaggaacagagggagtacataagaaGAAAAATAGTTGCATGGATCTTTTTATTGGATAAAAACTGATGTTTACCTAAAAGAAGTAGATGGAGTTTTGCACAGGCAACTGAAAAATCTTTTTTATTCCAGTCAATCTCCACCACTCTTAGATCCTCATATTTTCAAAGTAAATCATATGGGCAAGATGATAGACTGAAACTTAAGGTTTTATGTAATTGTGTATTGGCAAATCTGTAAGATGCATGAATTAGAGGTGGCAAAGGTTTTTTATTTCTTTGATTTACTCGTTTTTGTACTGGGATGGCAGACTGCACCTTGTGTGTTGGTTCTTGCTACCAACACCACcagttttttcttcttttctttagaCTAGCAAAAAAGCCCGACGGGAGGAAAAAAATACCACACGACCCTAACACAATAACCATGACTCAAGACCCCAATAGGTGCATCCTTTATTTATTTCAACATGGCATTTTATCTGTCTTGCCATTTATCCCTCTTCCCACTTTCGCCAATGGACATGCATGGTTATAGATGGTTTCTTTTGTCTCCAATTTGTTTTTGTTAAGGTGTTTATTTTTAATTTGAATCGGCACCGGTACAAAAAAAAGACGGATCATCCACTACTGATTAACGTTTCATCCTAAACAACATTTTAAAAATTATTAACATGTGAaacaacatcatattcagattctacatataTTTTCCTAaacaattttcatatataacatgttaaaattgttgttatggtttaaaagatatgaatattttTATAGCATTTGAATCTGTCCCTAAATAACATTTAAAAATGGTTAACGGGTAAAAATAACATTGTATTCATATtgcacacatttttctaatcaattttcatatataacattcTAAAATTGGAGTTAccgtttaaaagatatgaatatttgaatttttttttgaatctaTATAAAAAATAGGTTATTTTCTAGACGGACGGTGGCTTAATTAACCGTAATCTTAGGGGGTTTTCTGAATAAATCAAAGAGTTCTCTATTCCGACTTAAAATAGGACTGCGGGTTGATTAACTGAAACTTCAGGGCGTTTTATGCAAAACACGAAACGTTATTCTGCTCCCACTTAAGTTGGACCGCGGGTTGATTTCACGAAAGTGcaaggacttttttgcaaaatgtacagcgacgtacgaccagaagcagtcgctgctttattattattaggggAGATAGAGGTTTGTTATGCTGCTAGGCGCCCTGGTAGTATACGAGCTCCTGCAACACGAATGTGCCAATTCTCAAGGCTAAGTTTTCAAGGCTTGTTTATGTATGTCTGGGTCAGTATGGCAGTAACATGTTTCGAATTCAGTTGCGATAAATATTGGCAATGTAACACTACTATTCTGCCTCATCTCTATGATGTTACAGCTTTGTTCCTTCAAGCTCATAAACTCTTCAATGTGCACAAATTGGGCGGGAAACCTTCGGTGGTGTCTGAGCTTTTTGTCTTGTTTGCCCAGATTCGATATAGTGATTGCTCAGTAAAAGAACATTTTATCATGTTTTAGCAGTGGCTTAAATCACATAAACCAGCATCAGTCTGCTATTGGCCAGCTTGATTTTGAAGTTAGGTGGGTTAGGCATGGGCTGTGCCAGTTTGTGTTCTCGTTCTGTTTGGTCTTGATTTGCTTTTCGTTCTGCTTTTTGGAGGGTGTGTAGCGATCTCGGTGGTTATTTTTAGCAGAAATTGGGATTTCGCCTTTAGTAAAAGAAAATACAGAAACTTCAGTCCGAAACCTGAGGCACCATGAGTACTTGCGCGTGGTTATGGGTTGCTTGATCTCTGTCGGCTGAACCATGAGTACATAGTAACCAAAGGATGAAAATCCTCAATCGTGTGATCGATGAATGTGCGTACTTCCCAGCAGCTTCTTATTGCAATTTTTTGTACTAGCTATGTGCTATGCATATATTTTACTAAAAAACTATCTCTAGTTGTCAGTTAAATCCTGCCATACCAAATGTGCCTGCAATACATATGTAGCGTTGCATATTTTTCCTTTTATGTTCTAATATATATGCTCAAGTGCTGCCAATATTACTTAATGTAAACTTAATTTGCAGTGGGATGGATTCATAGATGTGGATTGCCCACGGGCGAGGATGTGCGCCGCAATAGCTCTAAGATGCACGGACGCTGAGGAATATAATAGGCCTACCTTACATGAAATAATTTGTGAACTGAACAAGGTGGAGAGCATGGTTTCACAGTTTCCCATAAACCAGGTATGGATGATTAACTATTTCAAGGCTGAGTTGTTCTCTTTGGcgatatttttttattaattttatgGGTCCCCAGTCAATAGCATCCCAAATGTTCATATGATTATTTTTCATTCACTTGAAACTTCAAAGGTACAAAACCCTAAATAACTGAGTTAATGTTTGAAGGGTTGTTTTATCTTGCATGGTTCTCACAAAAATCGGAAACAATTTAGATTTGAAAGCTCTGAACTGCATTTAACTAGGCCATACTAGTTTGTGCTATTATATTAGtgaaagttttttttttttgacttaATGAACCATGGTCATGCCTTCAGTATAAGTTAGGCTATTGAAACATGCAATATCTTGCACGAGAACCAGGGAAATTCTAATGTTAGTGTTTGGTACATGTGTTATTTGGCCAAGCAATTCCACAGTTAATAAAGTAGCACCAATCCAGCTAGAAGCCCCAGTAGTATTGCCATCGCCCATAATCTCACACCTCTAAATTTGTTTGGTTTACAGCTGCTGCACCCTGTCGGCACTAGTTTTGCAGTACTGGTAGCTTATGCATTGTTGCTTATGATCAGTACAAACTACATCCAAATAGCTGTGATCCCGGCTATCATACTCGTTTTCATCGGTGTTTTGTGGGGCAATTTCTGGGTCAAGGGAAGACTTCAGCATAGAAACAACAATGGAACTGCTGCTAACCAGGGGAGTGGCAGCGGGCAAGCTTGGAGGATGCTGCTACCCACGGTACTACTGTCGTATTGTTTGCAGCTAATCCAGCTTGCCTGTGCACAAGTGACCAATGGACAACAAAGTGACAATTTCCTCTTCTCTCACTCCCTCCTCTTCCTGAGTTCCGCGCTTGGTGCACTGGCCGTGATGATTGCCGCGCTGCCCATCAGAGCCAATCAATGTGTGGCGCAGGGACAGCAGCTTATTCACAGGATCTTCATTGTGGTTTTTATGATAGCAGTGCACATGATGGCTACAGAATGGATGATGGTGGAGGTCATGCCACTGGTTTGCATGCCGGAGTTTATTGCATCACTTGTGTGGCTCACCACTGGTAATTTTGATCACGCCAGATGTATGGTGCTCATCGACAAGGTAACATCACGCAGATCaacagtcacctttctcactgcagCAGTGGCTCTGTTAGCGTTCATGTTTGCATTTGAGAACGAGATGGTACTTGCTAGTTACTGGTACAGAGGAATCATGTACTCCTGTACCTTGTCAGGGCTTCTATCCTGCTTGTGCGTGTGGATGATCCTTCAGTGGCGGCCGGATATCTCTGCTAATGTGCCCCTTGACTGGCCGAGCGGTAGTGCGATCATTTCCATAAGGATCCTTGAGTTCTCGGCACTGATTTGCTTTGCTATGTCAGCTGTGCTTCTCTTCATTGGGTTCCTCTTGAATTACTCAATTCTGTAGATCTAAGTTTGCTATGTAAGCATGCATGGCTACCTTGTATGGCGGCCTCGGGACAAAGATTGACCATAACTGTAGTGTTTTGCAATGtatcttctaatatttttataacTACTATTGTAGTGTGGTTACTGATCTGGATTGTTGATTATAGATAGGAGGCTACCTTTGAATCTCATTACCAGAAGGGAATGCAAACATTTATGCTTGTTATCAACGAGAACATCAGAATATTTCGTATATGAAAGGTGATTGAAGATGCTATGTTTTTTGTGCGTAGTGATGACATGTTCTTATATTTGGGATGTCCAACGTACTGCTACATATAGCAGGGGCTGCGTCATTTGTTGGCTGATTAGTCATTTTGTTAATTAATATAAGCAGCGGCAGGTGAAGGGATTATGGATGGCATGATACAAATTAGTGCTTGAAGATGGGACCTATGCTACTGCCATTGGAAAATATatttgaaaatgtcaaaaaattccGAACACAAATTTGACGCATACATCTCATCACTCTATGTgtgcaagccaagtttcatgaaaatCCGACATTTTATATGTCTTGTGTAAAACAGACAAAAATATGTCTCATGAAAAGCCTATTTTAACACTAAATTTTCTCTTTTTTACGTGTGACACAAAAATTGTCGGTTTTCCCTGAAACGAGTGTGTGCATGTAGAATGTCGAGATGCACTCGGGAATCATTTTGTCAGAATTTTGtgacatttcaaaatatgtttgaAACACATTTAGAAAAccaggagcatatgctcccatgTGCCAAAACGCCTCTCTCCATAGTCGTCCTTTCGCGGGGGGACACCTTGAGTACGCCGGCCCATTAGCAGCACAGCGAACCAAGCGGGCAATGCACTGTACTGTAGGGATCGATTGAGGCACCTAGTGttaggcaccccccccccccccccccccccccaaaaaaaatcaaaaagactAAGGCAATGTACCAAATGTTTCCAGCCGCCCGGCCGGCTAAGCGCTTGCCGATCGCACGCACGCGCGACGCGTGTCCTGCATAACCGCCCCAACTTATCATTTCCCTCTGTCGCTTCCCACCTTTACGTTGTCTCTTCCACACACATTGCATCTCATTCACAGTCTTTTCTTCTTCTCCCAGCGCAGCCACGCGGAACCCGCACTCACCTCCTCGCGACCTCGCCTGCATGTTTTTGTCCCATCTCGTTTTCTTCCCCAGGGAGCCTGAGTTATTACGGGGGTGAGAGTCTCGAGCCGCCACCGGGTAACACGGCACACAATCCCCCTCCATTGCCCCCTGATTCCTCTCTGGTGAGCTGGCTGCCGCCCCCGCACCATCTCCTCGACCAATTCCCCTCGCTGGCCATGGCCACACGAGGAAAGTCGGATAAGTGCATGCTCACCGTTAGCTTTTAGGGCTGCGTGCTGCAACCGGTGAGCGGCCGTGCTACAACCGGTGCCCGAGTTTGCTGTGACCAAGGGGGTCGCCAGGCTGGAAAGCTGCTACAACCGACTGCAAATTTTGTTGGATCCAGAAGCCGGATTTGCTGGTACCGGTGACCAGGCCTCTTTTTTTGCTGGGATCGGCTGTACATTTTATTGGATCCGGCGATCTGGTTTGCTGCATCCGCGGGTATCCACGACCTACGACGATGACGACCGTGTGCCTCGACATTTTTCTGCTGCAGCCGACATGTCGACTTTTGCTTCAAGCGGCAATGGTTTCCTTTATTATTGTATagttttgcttttttatttttcctttttaaacTACAGAATGAACAATTTACTAAACAGGTGAACATCTTCCTTATACagtatgaacatttttattaaacaTGATGAGCATTTTTTCCTACATGATGAACTTTTTTAACATGGCAAAG
Above is a window of Triticum aestivum cultivar Chinese Spring chromosome 6B, IWGSC CS RefSeq v2.1, whole genome shotgun sequence DNA encoding:
- the LOC123140073 gene encoding putative receptor protein kinase ZmPK1 isoform X2, yielding MDDRATELRALQHVFCDASAEPIKLSFGFLKSITHEFQYKIGHGRSGSVYMGFLRAASGSGGRRRRRTKVAVKELSNLHVLPDDKFLECLKKANHKNIVRLLGYCTVTQQELLQFYRVNKGHKMLLCFEYVPNGNILHYLEEENHEDDWPARYQMIRGTCDGLHYLHDKRISHLDLKPENVMLDAQMEPKITDFCLSRLVDQGQSEMSTHHIPGKLQSPGPDIVFEEQRSFKSDTYALGIIIIKLLTGNSMSSLENWDGFIDVDCPRARMCAAIALRCTDAEEYNRPTLHEIICELNKVESMVSQFPINQLLHPVGTSFAVLVAYALLLMISTNYIQIAVIPAIILVFIGVLWGNFWVKGRLQHRNNNGTAANQGSGSGQAWRMLLPTVLLSYCLQLIQLACAQVTNGQQSDNFLFSHSLLFLSSALGALAVMIAALPIRANQCVAQGQQLIHRIFIVVFMIAVHMMATEWMMVEVMPLVCMPEFIASLVWLTTGNFDHARCMVLIDKGFYPACACG
- the LOC123140073 gene encoding uncharacterized protein isoform X1, coding for MDDRATELRALQHVFCDASAEPIKLSFGFLKSITHEFQYKIGHGRSGSVYMGFLRAASGSGGRRRRRTKVAVKELSNLHVLPDDKFLECLKKANHKNIVRLLGYCTVTQQELLQFYRVNKGHKMLLCFEYVPNGNILHYLEEENHEDDWPARYQMIRGTCDGLHYLHDKRISHLDLKPENVMLDAQMEPKITDFCLSRLVDQGQSEMSTHHIPGKLQSPGPDIVFEEQRSFKSDTYALGIIIIKLLTGNSMSSLENWDGFIDVDCPRARMCAAIALRCTDAEEYNRPTLHEIICELNKVESMVSQFPINQLLHPVGTSFAVLVAYALLLMISTNYIQIAVIPAIILVFIGVLWGNFWVKGRLQHRNNNGTAANQGSGSGQAWRMLLPTVLLSYCLQLIQLACAQVTNGQQSDNFLFSHSLLFLSSALGALAVMIAALPIRANQCVAQGQQLIHRIFIVVFMIAVHMMATEWMMVEVMPLVCMPEFIASLVWLTTGNFDHARCMVLIDKVTSRRSTVTFLTAAVALLAFMFAFENEMVLASYWYRGIMYSCTLSGLLSCLCVWMILQWRPDISANVPLDWPSGSAIISIRILEFSALICFAMSAVLLFIGFLLNYSIL